One stretch of Tepidibacter hydrothermalis DNA includes these proteins:
- the acsE gene encoding carbon monoxide dehydrogenase/acetyl-CoA synthase methytransferase subunit, whose protein sequence is MERFMIIGERIHCISPSIRKALEEKNPEPILKRAKEQIDAGAHYIDFNIGPAERNGEELMTWGVKLIQENFNNIPIALDTANKKAIEAGLKVYNRENGKPLVNSADAGPRIDLLDLAAEYDAKCIALCAKEGIPRDNDERMGYCTELLEKGMMLGMDPEDILFDPLCLVIKGMQEKQMEVLEAIRMMTEMGLKTTGGLSNISNGAPKDIRPILDSAFLSMAMANGFSSAIINPCDKELMKAIKSCDVIKGNILYADSYLEL, encoded by the coding sequence ATGGAAAGATTTATGATAATAGGAGAGAGAATTCACTGCATTTCGCCAAGTATAAGAAAGGCATTAGAAGAAAAAAATCCTGAGCCAATTTTAAAAAGAGCTAAAGAACAAATTGATGCAGGAGCTCATTATATAGATTTTAATATAGGACCCGCTGAAAGAAATGGAGAAGAATTAATGACTTGGGGAGTTAAATTAATTCAAGAAAACTTCAACAATATACCAATAGCTCTTGATACGGCTAATAAAAAAGCTATAGAAGCTGGTCTTAAGGTTTATAATAGAGAAAATGGAAAACCACTTGTAAACTCTGCTGATGCAGGACCTAGAATTGATCTTTTGGATTTAGCAGCAGAATATGATGCAAAGTGTATTGCATTATGTGCTAAAGAAGGTATTCCTAGAGATAATGATGAACGTATGGGTTATTGTACAGAATTACTTGAAAAAGGTATGATGCTTGGAATGGATCCTGAAGATATATTATTTGATCCACTTTGCCTTGTAATAAAGGGAATGCAAGAAAAACAAATGGAAGTTTTAGAAGCTATAAGAATGATGACTGAAATGGGACTTAAAACTACAGGAGGTCTTTCTAATATATCAAATGGAGCTCCAAAAGATATAAGACCTATACTTGATTCAGCTTTCTTATCAATGGCTATGGCTAATGGATTTAGCTCAGCTATAATAAATCCATGTGACAAAGAGCTTATGAAGGCAATAAAATCATGTGATGTTATAAAAGGAAATATATTATATGCTGATTCTTATTTAGAATTATAG
- the acsD gene encoding acetyl-CoA decarbonylase/synthase complex subunit delta — MAFKMSVQKYAGRISEVEIGTGEKALKLGGENVMPFYSFDGDCGNTPKMGVEILDVFPENWIEELKNLYKDVAQNSVEWAKFVEKEMKPDFICIKFVGADPNGLNRSAEECAQIAKDVVENIELPLVISGCGNFEKDAKVFEKVAAAVDGKNCLFLAAVEENYKAVGAAAGLAYPHKVGAESSVDINLAKQLNVLLNQLGVKEENIVMNVGCSAVGYGYEYVATTLDRIRLAAFGQNDKTLQMPIMAPVSSEAWSVKESVADVEDAPEWGCKEERGITMEISTASSMIVGGANAVILRHPKSLETMKKFVCELA, encoded by the coding sequence GTGGCATTTAAGATGTCTGTTCAAAAATATGCAGGAAGAATTTCAGAAGTTGAAATTGGAACTGGAGAAAAAGCTTTAAAATTAGGTGGAGAAAATGTAATGCCATTTTACAGCTTTGATGGAGATTGTGGAAACACACCTAAAATGGGAGTAGAAATATTAGATGTATTTCCAGAAAATTGGATAGAAGAATTAAAAAATTTATACAAGGATGTAGCTCAAAATTCAGTAGAGTGGGCTAAATTTGTAGAAAAAGAAATGAAACCTGATTTCATATGCATAAAGTTCGTAGGAGCTGATCCTAATGGACTAAATAGATCAGCTGAAGAGTGTGCACAAATTGCAAAGGATGTAGTTGAAAATATTGAGTTACCATTGGTTATTTCAGGATGTGGTAACTTTGAAAAAGATGCTAAGGTATTTGAGAAAGTAGCAGCAGCAGTTGATGGAAAGAACTGTTTATTCTTAGCAGCAGTTGAAGAAAACTATAAGGCTGTAGGAGCAGCAGCTGGACTTGCCTATCCTCATAAGGTAGGAGCTGAGTCTTCTGTTGATATAAACTTAGCTAAACAATTAAATGTATTGTTAAATCAACTTGGAGTTAAAGAAGAAAACATAGTTATGAATGTAGGTTGTTCTGCTGTAGGATATGGATATGAGTATGTTGCTACAACTTTAGATAGAATTAGACTTGCAGCGTTTGGTCAAAATGATAAAACTCTTCAAATGCCTATAATGGCACCTGTTTCTTCTGAAGCTTGGTCAGTTAAAGAGTCTGTTGCTGATGTTGAAGATGCTCCAGAGTGGGGATGTAAAGAAGAAAGAGGAATAACTATGGAAATATCAACTGCATCTAGCATGATAGTGGGGGGAGCGAACGCAGTTATACTTCGTCATCCTAAGTCTTTAGAAACTATGAAAAAATTTGTATGTGAATTAGCATAA
- a CDS encoding radical SAM protein, with the protein MINLSYGSAIEIGLVNATMDINPTTAYIMIGNGCNNKCAFCSQSIESTSRKDKLSRVLWPKYNKDDILASLLNYRRGNIKRICVQAMGTNEALEMSKEFIRYIKASLEFPISLSAKVETEEEMKNLFDIGVDNVGLAIDAANKELYEKIKGNNFDEKVQFIKKMGNRYKDKISTHIIIGLGENHEDIFDLYKELIDNNVTVSLFAFTPIKGTKLENKKQPRIQDYRKVQLMTYLIKCGYKKEDFEFVNRELKNIKNIKRKENYDIKRGIPFLISGCKDCNRPYYNERPGGTIYNYSRELTDDECLKAISELGMNIEVR; encoded by the coding sequence ATGATCAATTTATCTTATGGAAGTGCTATTGAAATTGGATTAGTTAATGCCACTATGGATATTAATCCTACTACAGCTTATATAATGATTGGAAATGGGTGTAATAATAAGTGTGCTTTTTGTTCTCAATCAATAGAGAGTACATCTAGAAAGGATAAACTCTCCAGAGTGCTTTGGCCAAAGTATAATAAAGATGATATACTAGCATCTTTATTAAATTATAGAAGAGGAAATATAAAACGAATTTGTGTTCAAGCTATGGGAACAAATGAAGCGTTAGAAATGTCTAAGGAGTTTATAAGATATATAAAAGCAAGTCTTGAATTTCCTATATCATTATCTGCAAAGGTTGAGACTGAAGAAGAAATGAAAAATTTATTTGATATTGGTGTGGATAATGTTGGTCTTGCAATAGATGCTGCTAATAAAGAGTTATATGAAAAAATAAAGGGAAATAATTTTGATGAAAAAGTTCAATTTATAAAAAAAATGGGAAATAGATATAAAGACAAAATAAGCACTCATATAATAATAGGCCTTGGAGAGAATCATGAGGATATATTTGATTTATATAAAGAATTGATAGATAATAATGTAACTGTAAGTTTATTTGCATTTACACCTATAAAAGGAACTAAGCTTGAAAATAAAAAACAGCCGAGGATACAGGATTACAGAAAAGTTCAACTTATGACATATTTAATTAAGTGTGGGTATAAAAAAGAAGATTTTGAGTTTGTGAATAGAGAATTAAAAAATATAAAAAATATAAAGCGTAAAGAAAATTATGATATAAAAAGAGGTATACCTTTTTTGATATCTGGATGTAAAGACTGTAACAGACCGTATTATAATGAAAGACCTGGAGGAACTATATATAATTATTCTAGAGAACTAACAGATGACGAATGTTTAAAAGCTATATCAGAACTTGGAATGAACATAGAGGTGAGATAA
- a CDS encoding lipoate--protein ligase family protein produces MQKWRVIRNTTYDGFMNMAIDEAIMKSYKEKKVDPTIRFYTWKPACVSIGYFQKMEEEIDIDTCKRLGIDFVRRTTGGRAVLHDDELTYSIVIDENNPLMNGGIMQTYRYISEGLANGLEMSGVKIDPLTRAHKDIKSDKSSVCFNSKSHYEISINNKKVVGSAQTRKEGIILQHGSIVLDFDVDKLISTIKIDESKKEKLKRITLKKASGIENELGIKIDIDILEENIIKALEKHFNIEIYEDELSDYEMKLATQLYEKYSNDDWNKKR; encoded by the coding sequence GTGCAAAAGTGGAGAGTAATAAGAAATACAACATATGATGGATTCATGAATATGGCTATAGATGAAGCTATTATGAAATCATACAAAGAAAAAAAGGTGGATCCCACTATTAGATTTTACACTTGGAAACCAGCTTGTGTTAGTATAGGATATTTTCAGAAGATGGAAGAAGAAATAGATATAGATACGTGTAAAAGATTAGGAATTGATTTTGTAAGAAGGACAACAGGGGGAAGGGCGGTTTTGCATGACGATGAGCTTACATATAGTATTGTAATAGATGAAAACAATCCATTGATGAATGGAGGAATAATGCAAACTTACAGGTATATAAGTGAAGGACTTGCAAATGGTCTTGAGATGAGTGGAGTTAAGATAGATCCATTAACTAGAGCTCATAAAGATATAAAAAGCGATAAAAGCTCTGTGTGTTTTAATTCTAAATCTCACTATGAGATAAGTATAAATAATAAAAAGGTAGTTGGAAGTGCTCAAACTAGAAAAGAAGGTATAATTCTTCAACATGGTTCTATAGTTCTTGATTTTGATGTAGATAAATTAATTTCTACTATAAAGATAGATGAGTCAAAAAAAGAAAAGCTAAAAAGAATAACTTTGAAAAAGGCTAGTGGAATAGAAAATGAACTGGGAATTAAAATAGATATAGATATTTTAGAGGAAAATATTATTAAAGCATTAGAGAAACATTTTAATATAGAAATATATGAAGATGAATTATCTGATTATGAAATGAAACTTGCAACACAGCTGTATGAAAAATATTCAAATGATGATTGGAATAAAAAGAGATAA
- the gcvH gene encoding glycine cleavage system protein GcvH, whose protein sequence is MNYPSTLKYTKDHTWVKIEGNEAYIGITDYAQDQLGEILFVEMPEVEDEIEKGEEFGVVESSKVASDLLAPISGEVLEINEKLDDEPEYMNENAYDAWIVKIKIKDMSEVDELLDSNNYETALA, encoded by the coding sequence ATGAATTATCCATCTACTTTAAAATATACTAAAGATCATACTTGGGTAAAAATAGAAGGTAATGAAGCTTATATAGGAATTACTGATTATGCTCAAGATCAATTAGGAGAAATCTTATTTGTTGAAATGCCAGAAGTAGAAGATGAAATAGAAAAAGGAGAAGAATTCGGAGTAGTAGAATCTTCAAAGGTAGCATCTGATCTATTAGCACCTATATCTGGTGAAGTTCTAGAAATAAATGAAAAATTAGATGATGAGCCAGAATATATGAATGAAAATGCATATGATGCATGGATTGTAAAAATAAAAATAAAAGATATGTCTGAGGTGGATGAATTATTAGATTCTAATAATTATGAGACTGCTTTAGCATAA
- the acsC gene encoding acetyl-CoA decarbonylase/synthase complex subunit gamma, producing MALKGLDIFKLSPKKNCKDCGFPTCMAFSMKVAAGAAEISKCPHMSDEALAKLSDATAPPMKTLTIGKGENEYKLGGETVLFRHEKSLVNRNRFAVLFTDSMDDETVNNKIENIKKVDYIRIGEEMKVEIAALKYSGNKENYIKLINTVKNSEIKVAYMLICEDIDVLKEALEIVKGENPIVYGANKENYKEMVELVKADKLALGVKADNLEELYSLVEDIHKLGYKELILDPTSNNVKEAFTNAVQIRRIALKEGDRAFGYPSVVFANEIAKDDKYMEVAISSLFTVKYGSIIVLDDIDYSRALPLFALRQNIYTDPQRPMRVEPKIYPINNPDENSPVLVTVDFALTYFIIAGEIERSKVPMWLAIPDAGGYSVLTAWAAGKFGGSSISNFIKESGVSEQTKCRKLIIPGKVAVLKGDIEDNLPGWDVVIGTNEAMELPKFLRDFNEELRTAKA from the coding sequence ATGGCTTTAAAAGGATTAGATATATTTAAGTTATCTCCAAAGAAAAACTGTAAAGATTGTGGATTTCCAACATGTATGGCGTTTTCTATGAAGGTTGCAGCAGGAGCAGCTGAAATATCAAAATGTCCTCATATGAGTGATGAAGCATTAGCTAAGCTTTCAGATGCTACTGCACCACCTATGAAAACTTTAACTATAGGTAAAGGTGAAAATGAGTATAAATTAGGTGGAGAAACAGTACTTTTCAGACATGAAAAGAGCTTGGTTAATAGAAATAGATTTGCAGTATTATTCACTGATTCTATGGATGATGAAACTGTAAATAATAAAATAGAGAACATCAAAAAAGTTGATTACATAAGAATCGGCGAAGAAATGAAAGTTGAAATAGCGGCCTTAAAATACAGTGGTAATAAAGAAAATTATATTAAATTAATAAACACAGTTAAGAATAGTGAAATAAAAGTAGCTTATATGTTAATTTGTGAAGATATAGATGTATTAAAAGAAGCTCTTGAAATAGTTAAGGGAGAAAATCCTATAGTATATGGAGCTAACAAAGAAAACTACAAGGAAATGGTAGAACTTGTTAAAGCTGATAAATTAGCATTAGGTGTTAAAGCTGATAATCTTGAAGAGTTATATAGTTTAGTAGAAGATATTCACAAATTAGGATACAAAGAGTTAATTTTAGATCCTACTAGTAATAATGTTAAGGAAGCTTTTACTAATGCAGTTCAGATAAGAAGAATTGCTTTAAAAGAGGGAGATAGAGCATTTGGATATCCTTCAGTTGTATTTGCAAATGAAATAGCTAAGGATGATAAGTACATGGAGGTTGCTATATCTTCTTTATTCACAGTTAAGTATGGATCTATAATAGTTCTTGATGATATAGATTATTCTAGAGCGCTTCCATTATTTGCTCTAAGACAAAATATATATACAGATCCTCAAAGACCTATGAGAGTTGAACCTAAGATTTATCCTATAAATAATCCAGATGAAAATTCTCCAGTTCTTGTAACTGTTGACTTTGCTCTTACTTACTTTATTATAGCTGGAGAGATAGAGAGATCTAAAGTTCCAATGTGGCTTGCAATACCAGATGCAGGAGGATATTCTGTTTTAACAGCTTGGGCTGCTGGTAAATTTGGAGGAAGTAGTATTTCAAACTTTATTAAAGAAAGTGGAGTATCAGAACAAACTAAATGTAGAAAACTTATAATACCTGGAAAAGTAGCTGTTTTAAAAGGTGATATTGAAGATAATTTACCTGGATGGGATGTTGTTATAGGAACTAACGAAGCTATGGAACTTCCTAAATTCTTAAGAGATTTTAATGAAGAATTAAGAACTGCTAAGGCTTAA
- a CDS encoding radical SAM protein, whose protein sequence is MKLEDKMVKALKVKENNFGKNIIFSYPNKTLAVTTTGNECSLKCAHCNGHYLKNMTDINEIDEKMKHRNVDSFLISGGCSFDGNVPIINHLEDIKNLKNKGYKINAHLGLMDEDDVKKISDYIDVASFDILLNNETIKNVYKIDKKKEDYIKSYEILKKHTRVVPHICIGMDSGQIKGEYDALEYLKTQNPDCITFIVLIPTKGTEFEKIQPPKIEDVIDVICEARIKFPNIHINLGCMRPRGQYRKQLDKMAILSGINNIVMPSKEAIKEAMKIKCNIQEFERCCVL, encoded by the coding sequence ATGAAGCTTGAAGATAAGATGGTTAAAGCTCTTAAGGTTAAAGAAAATAACTTTGGAAAAAACATTATATTTTCATATCCTAACAAGACGTTAGCTGTTACAACCACAGGAAATGAATGTAGCTTGAAGTGTGCTCACTGCAATGGTCATTATCTTAAGAATATGACAGATATAAATGAAATAGACGAAAAGATGAAGCATAGGAATGTTGATAGCTTTTTAATAAGTGGGGGATGCTCTTTTGATGGGAATGTACCTATTATTAATCATTTAGAAGATATTAAAAATCTAAAAAATAAGGGATATAAAATTAATGCTCATTTAGGGCTTATGGATGAAGATGATGTAAAAAAAATATCAGATTATATAGATGTAGCTTCGTTTGATATTTTATTAAATAATGAAACTATAAAGAATGTATATAAAATAGATAAGAAAAAAGAAGATTATATAAAATCATACGAAATATTAAAAAAACATACAAGAGTAGTTCCTCATATTTGCATAGGTATGGACTCTGGGCAAATAAAAGGAGAGTACGATGCTTTGGAATATTTGAAAACTCAGAATCCTGATTGTATAACATTTATAGTTCTAATTCCCACTAAGGGAACTGAATTTGAAAAGATTCAACCACCTAAAATAGAAGATGTAATAGATGTTATATGTGAAGCAAGAATAAAATTTCCAAATATACATATAAACTTAGGATGCATGAGGCCTAGAGGGCAATATAGAAAGCAATTAGATAAAATGGCTATATTAAGTGGAATAAACAATATAGTAATGCCGTCTAAAGAAGCTATAAAGGAAGCTATGAAAATAAAATGTAATATACAAGAATTTGAGAGGTGTTGTGTATTATGA
- the acsB gene encoding acetyl-CoA decarbonylase/synthase complex subunit alpha/beta: MSLFKTIFTGSNQALEAATDFLNKSIEEKGLDHKVAFPDTAYSLPIIYAATGLKMESFADLQKALGVVKSLIGEEKENLENGLNAGLGTAVAAEVIEAIKYSTMDAPYEAPCAGHISDPIIRSLGVPLVTGDIPGVAVVLGECPDAETASKIIKDYQSKGLLTFLVGKVIDQAIEADVKMGLDLRVIPLGYDVTSVIHVVSVAVRAALIFGGLEPGDLEGLLDYTLNRVPAFVNAFGPLSELVVSCGAGAIALGFPVITDQDVFEVPTRLLTQKDYDKFVATSLEARGIKIKITEIPIPVSFAAAFEGERIRKGDMFAEFGGGKTESWELVMKRELSEVEDHKIEIIGPDIDTIQDAPGRLPLAVFVEIAGKNMQDDFEPVLERRIHYFMNYIEGVMHVGQRDITWIRIGKEANDKGFRLNHIGEVLYAKMHDEFESVVDKCQITIVTDPEKVSELKAKYAVAKYEARDSRLASLTDESVNEFYSCNLCQSFAPAHVCIVTPERQGLCGAVSWLDGKATKELDPTGPCQPVPKDGIEDEKLGVWSAVNETVAQISQGAVERVTLYSIMEDPMTSCGCFECICGIMPEANGLVIVNREHAGITPLGMTFGELASMTGGGVQTPGFMGHGRQFISSKKFVAAEEGNRRIVWMPKELKDYVSEKLNATIQELYGIENFTDMICDETIATESEDVLAFLEEKGHPALQMEEVM, from the coding sequence ATGAGTTTATTTAAAACTATATTCACAGGATCTAACCAAGCATTAGAAGCGGCTACTGATTTTTTAAATAAAAGTATAGAAGAAAAAGGACTTGATCATAAAGTTGCTTTTCCTGATACTGCATATTCACTTCCTATTATATATGCAGCTACAGGACTTAAGATGGAAAGTTTTGCTGATCTTCAAAAGGCATTGGGAGTTGTTAAAAGCTTAATAGGAGAAGAAAAAGAAAACTTAGAAAATGGACTTAATGCAGGTCTTGGAACTGCTGTTGCTGCTGAAGTTATAGAGGCTATAAAATATTCTACTATGGATGCTCCTTATGAAGCTCCATGTGCTGGACATATAAGTGACCCTATAATTCGTTCACTAGGAGTTCCTCTGGTTACAGGAGATATACCTGGTGTTGCAGTTGTATTAGGAGAATGTCCTGATGCTGAAACAGCATCAAAAATTATAAAAGATTATCAATCTAAAGGACTTTTAACATTCTTAGTTGGTAAGGTTATAGATCAAGCTATAGAAGCAGATGTTAAGATGGGTCTTGATTTAAGGGTAATACCTTTAGGATATGATGTTACATCTGTAATACACGTTGTATCTGTAGCTGTTAGAGCGGCTCTTATATTCGGAGGATTAGAACCAGGAGATTTAGAAGGATTATTAGATTATACACTTAATAGAGTTCCAGCATTTGTAAATGCATTTGGACCTTTAAGTGAGCTTGTTGTATCTTGTGGAGCTGGAGCTATAGCTTTAGGATTCCCTGTTATAACAGATCAAGATGTGTTTGAAGTTCCAACTAGACTTTTAACTCAAAAAGACTATGACAAATTCGTAGCTACATCACTTGAAGCTAGAGGAATAAAGATAAAAATAACTGAAATTCCTATACCTGTATCTTTTGCAGCAGCATTTGAAGGTGAAAGAATTAGAAAAGGTGATATGTTTGCAGAATTTGGTGGAGGAAAAACTGAATCTTGGGAATTAGTAATGAAAAGAGAACTTTCTGAAGTTGAAGATCATAAAATTGAAATAATAGGACCGGATATAGATACTATTCAAGATGCACCAGGAAGATTACCTTTAGCAGTATTTGTAGAAATTGCTGGTAAGAATATGCAAGATGATTTCGAACCTGTACTTGAAAGACGTATTCACTACTTTATGAATTACATTGAAGGTGTAATGCATGTAGGTCAAAGAGATATAACTTGGATAAGAATAGGTAAAGAAGCCAATGATAAAGGATTTAGATTAAACCACATAGGTGAAGTTTTATATGCTAAGATGCATGATGAGTTTGAATCAGTTGTTGATAAGTGTCAAATAACTATAGTAACTGATCCTGAAAAAGTATCTGAGCTTAAAGCAAAGTATGCTGTAGCTAAATATGAAGCAAGGGATTCAAGACTTGCATCATTAACAGATGAGAGTGTAAATGAATTTTATTCTTGCAACTTATGTCAATCATTTGCTCCAGCACATGTATGTATAGTAACTCCAGAAAGACAAGGTCTTTGCGGAGCTGTAAGTTGGTTAGATGGTAAGGCTACTAAAGAATTGGATCCTACAGGACCTTGTCAACCAGTACCAAAAGATGGTATTGAAGATGAAAAATTGGGAGTTTGGAGTGCTGTTAATGAAACCGTAGCTCAAATTTCTCAAGGAGCAGTAGAAAGAGTAACACTTTACAGTATAATGGAAGATCCTATGACTTCTTGTGGATGTTTTGAATGTATATGTGGAATAATGCCAGAAGCTAATGGACTTGTAATAGTTAATAGAGAGCATGCAGGAATAACACCTCTTGGAATGACATTTGGAGAACTTGCATCTATGACAGGTGGAGGAGTTCAAACTCCAGGATTCATGGGTCATGGTAGACAATTTATTTCATCTAAGAAGTTCGTAGCAGCAGAAGAAGGAAATAGAAGAATTGTTTGGATGCCAAAAGAATTAAAAGACTATGTAAGTGAAAAATTAAATGCTACTATTCAAGAATTATATGGAATAGAAAACTTTACAGATATGATATGTGATGAAACTATAGCTACTGAATCTGAGGATGTATTGGCATTCTTAGAAGAAAAAGGTCATCCAGCATTACAAATGGAAGAAGTTATGTAA
- the acsV gene encoding corrinoid activation/regeneration protein AcsV, producing MIKVKFMPQNIEVVCKYKDNLLEVARKANIFIDAPCNGNVSCGKCKVKIINGRVDTKKTTHITDEEFDSGYVLACNSKVIEDIQVEVPSKLSSSMNKMKIEDSSSDVYKKLLENCKQLISKNHMEFKSYVRKNYVTIELPNLDDNISDFDRIKRHLRNTFGYEKVTCKIETIRKIPNILREGNFNVTITHIPKAGNTTNIVNIESGDTTDKFYGVALDIGTTSVAACIVDLYKGKIVAKASSGNAQIKYGADVINRIIYSTKKDGLEKLNKAIVHETINPILESMYNELGIDKNDITALVAGGNTTMTHLLLNVYPDYLRMEPYIPAFSKSPYIQAKELEIEINSDAYIYITPCVASYVGGDITAGVLSSGIWSSDENVLFIDLGTNGEIVFGNKDYLMTCACSAGPAFEGGEISCGMRASSGAIEKIRIDKDTLNPTLGIISNDKPQGICGSGIIDLIAEMLVNNIIDRRGKINENINSNRIRFDENEIGEYVLAFKEDYNIERDITITEVDIDSFIRAKGAVYSGIITLVESLGMDFDMIDKVLIAGGIGSSLNIEKSILIGMLPDVDKNKYSYIGNSSLMGCYLALTSEDARCKLEECSDSMTYVELSVYPSYMDEFISACFLPHTDIEKFPSVKASLGC from the coding sequence GTGATAAAGGTAAAGTTTATGCCACAGAATATAGAAGTTGTCTGTAAATATAAAGATAATTTACTTGAGGTAGCTAGAAAAGCGAATATTTTTATAGATGCACCTTGTAACGGAAATGTATCCTGCGGAAAATGTAAAGTGAAAATTATAAATGGAAGAGTAGATACTAAAAAAACTACTCATATAACGGATGAAGAGTTTGATAGTGGATATGTACTAGCATGTAATAGTAAAGTTATAGAGGATATACAAGTAGAAGTACCTAGTAAATTATCATCTTCTATGAATAAAATGAAAATAGAAGATTCTTCTAGCGATGTATACAAAAAACTACTTGAAAATTGTAAACAATTAATAAGTAAAAATCATATGGAATTTAAATCGTATGTTAGAAAAAATTATGTAACTATAGAGTTACCAAATCTTGATGATAATATATCTGATTTTGATAGAATAAAAAGACATTTAAGAAATACTTTTGGATATGAAAAGGTTACTTGTAAGATAGAAACTATAAGAAAGATTCCTAATATATTGAGAGAGGGAAACTTTAACGTGACAATAACTCATATACCAAAAGCAGGTAATACTACTAATATAGTAAATATAGAGTCTGGTGATACGACAGATAAATTTTATGGGGTTGCACTTGATATAGGGACGACATCAGTTGCAGCTTGTATAGTAGATCTTTACAAAGGGAAAATAGTAGCTAAAGCTTCTTCGGGTAATGCTCAAATAAAGTATGGAGCAGATGTTATAAATAGGATTATATATTCAACTAAGAAAGATGGCCTTGAAAAATTAAATAAAGCTATTGTACATGAAACTATAAACCCTATATTGGAAAGTATGTACAATGAATTAGGCATTGATAAAAATGATATTACAGCCCTTGTAGCTGGTGGAAATACAACAATGACTCATTTATTATTGAATGTATATCCTGATTATTTGAGAATGGAACCTTATATACCAGCATTTTCAAAATCACCTTATATACAAGCTAAAGAACTTGAAATCGAAATTAATAGTGATGCGTATATATATATAACTCCTTGTGTTGCGAGTTATGTAGGTGGCGACATTACAGCAGGTGTATTATCATCAGGAATTTGGTCATCTGATGAGAATGTTTTGTTTATAGATTTGGGAACTAATGGGGAAATAGTATTTGGCAATAAAGATTATTTGATGACATGTGCTTGTTCTGCTGGTCCTGCATTTGAGGGAGGAGAGATAAGTTGTGGAATGAGAGCATCAAGTGGTGCTATTGAGAAAATTAGAATAGATAAAGATACATTAAACCCAACTCTTGGTATAATATCGAATGATAAACCACAGGGAATATGTGGTTCTGGAATAATAGATTTAATAGCAGAAATGCTTGTAAATAATATTATTGATAGAAGAGGAAAAATAAATGAAAATATAAATTCTAATAGAATACGATTTGATGAAAATGAAATAGGGGAATACGTACTTGCATTTAAAGAAGATTATAATATAGAACGTGATATAACTATAACAGAGGTTGATATAGATAGTTTTATAAGGGCAAAGGGAGCAGTATATTCTGGAATAATTACATTGGTTGAAAGTCTAGGTATGGATTTTGATATGATAGATAAGGTATTGATAGCGGGAGGTATAGGAAGTAGTTTAAACATAGAAAAATCTATATTAATAGGTATGCTTCCGGATGTAGATAAAAATAAGTATTCGTATATAGGAAATAGCTCTTTAATGGGATGTTATCTTGCTTTAACTAGTGAAGATGCAAGATGTAAGCTTGAGGAATGTTCGGATTCTATGACTTATGTAGAGCTTAGTGTATATCCAAGCTATATGGATGAATTTATATCAGCGTGCTTTTTGCCACATACAGATATAGAAAAATTCCCTAGTGTAAAAGCATCATTGGGGTGTTAG